One genomic segment of Protaetiibacter intestinalis includes these proteins:
- a CDS encoding ABC transporter permease yields the protein MSLPSWLRVAAPIAVGVLLLAAWTLYVEFGDAPRMLPGPAAIGSELVLRWGIIWDDMVITATNALIGLTVGAVLAVLLAGLAASFRPIDGMLAPLIAALAVIPIVAITPILNTMFGASSQFGRQAVATIAAFIPVFVNVLRGLRQTKPVHRDLMRASAASGAQTFRVLTLPTALPYLMTGLRIASSLAVIAALVAEYFGGPADGIGTSIATYAKSGRAALAWAYVFGGILIGLVFFLVTSLLERLVTRHAPD from the coding sequence ATGAGCCTCCCCTCGTGGCTGCGGGTCGCCGCCCCCATCGCGGTGGGGGTGCTGCTGCTCGCCGCCTGGACGCTCTACGTCGAGTTCGGCGACGCCCCCCGGATGCTGCCGGGGCCCGCCGCGATCGGCTCGGAGCTCGTGCTGCGCTGGGGCATCATCTGGGACGACATGGTCATCACCGCCACCAACGCCCTCATCGGTCTCACCGTCGGCGCCGTGCTGGCCGTGCTGCTCGCGGGGCTCGCGGCGTCGTTCCGGCCGATCGACGGGATGCTGGCGCCGCTCATCGCGGCCCTCGCCGTCATCCCGATCGTCGCGATCACGCCCATCCTCAACACGATGTTCGGCGCCTCGAGCCAGTTCGGCCGCCAGGCGGTCGCCACCATCGCGGCGTTCATCCCCGTCTTCGTCAACGTGCTGCGCGGCCTCCGGCAGACCAAGCCCGTGCACCGCGACCTCATGCGGGCATCCGCGGCGAGCGGCGCGCAGACCTTCCGCGTGCTCACGCTGCCGACGGCGCTGCCGTACCTCATGACGGGCCTGCGGATCGCGAGCTCGCTCGCCGTCATCGCCGCGCTCGTCGCCGAGTACTTCGGCGGCCCCGCCGACGGAATCGGCACCTCGATCGCCACCTACGCCAAATCCGGGCGGGCGGCGCTCGCCTGGGCCTACGTCTTCGGGGGCATCCTCATCGGCCTCGTGTTCTTCCTCGTCACTTCGCTGCTCGAACGCCTCGTGACGAGGCATGCGCCGGACTGA
- a CDS encoding ABC transporter ATP-binding protein, which yields MTLAVKATGVGKVFAAKAGDVTALTGVDLEVEAGEFVSLIGPSGCGKSTLLRLIADLDQPSSGELSIFDKPARRARIDQDYGIAFQQAGLLPWRTVAANIALPLELHGVAKPAREARVAELAELVGLTDFTDRFPDQLSGGMQQRVAIARALAASPKLLLMDEPFGALDEMTREYLQGELTRIASETGAAVVFVTHSIPEAVFLSDRVVVMSPRPGRITDVIATGLGAARDEALRENPLYFEKVTAVREALHGTKVERANER from the coding sequence ATGACGCTCGCAGTGAAGGCCACCGGCGTCGGCAAGGTGTTCGCCGCCAAGGCGGGCGACGTGACCGCCCTGACGGGCGTCGATCTCGAGGTCGAGGCGGGCGAGTTCGTCTCGCTCATCGGGCCCTCCGGATGCGGCAAGTCGACGCTGCTGCGTCTCATCGCCGACCTCGACCAGCCGAGCTCGGGCGAGCTGTCGATCTTCGACAAGCCCGCCCGGCGCGCCCGCATCGACCAGGACTACGGCATCGCGTTCCAGCAGGCCGGGCTGCTGCCGTGGCGCACGGTCGCGGCGAACATCGCCCTGCCGCTCGAGCTGCACGGTGTCGCGAAGCCCGCCCGCGAGGCGCGCGTCGCCGAGCTCGCCGAGCTCGTCGGACTCACCGACTTCACGGACCGCTTCCCCGACCAGCTCTCGGGCGGCATGCAGCAGCGCGTGGCGATCGCCCGCGCGCTCGCGGCGAGCCCGAAGCTCCTGCTCATGGACGAGCCGTTCGGCGCGCTCGACGAGATGACCCGCGAGTACCTGCAGGGCGAGCTCACCCGCATCGCCTCCGAGACGGGCGCCGCGGTCGTGTTCGTGACGCACTCGATCCCCGAGGCGGTGTTCCTCTCCGACCGCGTCGTCGTGATGAGCCCGCGCCCGGGACGCATCACCGACGTCATCGCTACGGGCCTCGGCGCCGCCCGTGACGAGGCGCTGCGCGAGAACCCGCTCTACTTCGAGAAGGTGACCGCCGTGCGCGAGGCGCTGCACGGCACCAAGGTCGAGAGGGCGAACGAGCGATGA